DNA from Vibrio alfacsensis:
ACAGTTTATTTTCAATGTCGTAGTAGTAAACGCGCATACCTAAGTTTTCTGCAATGATCCCTAGCTGTGTACCAATATGGCCATAACCAATGATACCTAGACGCTTACCACGAGCTTCATAAGAGCTGTCTGCGCTTTTCTTCCAAACACCACGGTGTGCAAGTGCATTTTTCTCTGGAATGCCACGAAGGAGCAGCAGGATTTGACCCAGTACCAACTCCGCCACACTGCGTGTGTTTGAGAACGGTGCGTTAAAAACAGGTACACCACGTCGAGCTGCTGCGTTGAGATCCACTTGGTTGGTGCCGATACAAAAACAGCCAATCGCAACTAACTTGTTTGCCGCATTGATGACTTCTTCTGAAAGGTTGGTGCGTGAGCGGATACCGATGAAATGAACATCTTTGACTGCTTCAATTAGTTCCTCTTCAGAAAGGGAGCCTTTGTGATATTCAATGTTGCTGTAGCCAGCCGCTTGAAGAACTTCAACAGAAGATGGGTGAAGTCCCTCGAGCAAGAGGATTTTTATTTTTTCTTTATCCAGTGAAATTTTGGCCATTTTCTCGTCCTTAAAATGGAAAGGTGGGCTAATGTGGCGCACATAAAGCAAAACCATTAAAGAGGGAATAATTAACAGTTTTGTTGGAAGACAAACGTTTCCCTGTGCGTCTTCTGCTCAATAAAGTAGCAAAAAATCACTTTGGGTAAGAAAATTACGGAATAAGGTAGGTGTTTGTTAGAAAAGGAAGAAAAACGGTGCATTGAGCACCGTTTGTAATGAAATAACAGAAAACTTAAACCACTAAAGGAATTATTCTTCTATTTTTGCACCCTCTGGTGTGCCAGTGATAACCACATCTGCACCACGATGAGCGAATAAGCCAACTGTCACAACACCAGCGATGCCATTGATCTTATCTTCCATCTCTTTTGGATTCGTGATTTGCATGTTGTGTACATCTAAGATCACGTTGCCGTTATCTGTCACGACACCCTCACGGTATGCAGGATCACCACCAAGTTTCACTAATTCGCGAGCGACGTAAGAACGCGCCATAGGAATGACTTCCACTGGAAGAGGGAATTGGCCAAGAACGTCAATTGCTTTTGTGCCATCAACGATACAAACAAATTTGTTTGAGATAGCGGCTACGATTTTTTCACGAGTCAGTGCAGCACCGCCGCCTTTGATCATTTCGCGATCTGCGTTGATTTCATCTGCACCGTCAACATAGATATCAAGCATCGCAACGTCATTGCACTCATATACTTCAATGCCAAGCTCTTTTAAACGCTCAGTTGAAGCAACAGAGCTAGAGACTGCGCCTTTGATGTCATCTTTGATACTGCCTAGGGCATCGATGAAGTGATTCACGGTAGAGCCAGTACCAACACCGA
Protein-coding regions in this window:
- the rpiA gene encoding ribose-5-phosphate isomerase RpiA codes for the protein MTQDEMKKAAGWAALKYVEKGSIVGVGTGSTVNHFIDALGSIKDDIKGAVSSSVASTERLKELGIEVYECNDVAMLDIYVDGADEINADREMIKGGGAALTREKIVAAISNKFVCIVDGTKAIDVLGQFPLPVEVIPMARSYVARELVKLGGDPAYREGVVTDNGNVILDVHNMQITNPKEMEDKINGIAGVVTVGLFAHRGADVVITGTPEGAKIEE